A segment of the Acidimicrobiales bacterium genome:
GTAGCCGGCCTGATCCAAGCGCTGCGCGATTCGTAGAACCCCGCGGGACCTATAGCAGTCACGAACGGATCGTCCCATCCGGCTTCGGCCGCGGCGGACTCGAGTTGGGCCAGGAGATGCCCCCCGGTTCCTTCGCGTCGCCCGTCTGGCACCACGAACACCGCCGCATGAGCACCCGCGGGGCTTCGCCACAACGCGCCAGTCCCGAGCATCTCGTTGCCGCGATGAGCGGTCAAGACGATCGGCTGGGGCACCGATGAATCAAGCGCCTCTGCGATCTGAGTCCAGGAGCTCTTCGCTTCCTCGTCCGCCTCGATCGCTTGGAGTGCTAACGGGTCTGGTACCCGCCCCTGCGTGATGCGAACGGCAAGCCCGCCAGTTCCGACAACAGCCGGGGGACCCAAGCGTGCGTCGGCGAGCGCCTTCCAAACCCTGCCGCGTGTTTCTTCGAGGATCACCACCCGATCGAAGTCCGCTACCGCGGCGTAGCGGTCAAGACTCTGAACCGCTGACGCGATCCGGTTTTCCTCGATGCCATCGGCCAGCGTGACATGAGGCACCCACGGCCACGAGAGCGGCCTTTCCAGCGGCGAGCGGAACACAGCGTCACGCAGCTGACGCAAGCGCTCAATTTCACCGCCTACTTCAAGGAACAGGACCGGGTTGTCCGGAAGGAATGTGGCAGGAGGTCCGAGGGTGATCCGCAGCAGGCCGGCCTGGACCGCGGCAGCCGAGCGAAGGACCTCGAGCCCGGCGGCCAGGTCGGCCGATCGCACGTTCACGGGAGGGATCAGGGTCAGATGCGGAGACACTCGCTGGAGCCAGGGGTCGCCAAGCGCCCTTCGCAGGCCCTGCACCTCGTCTCTGACCGGCGGGTCCAGGACGAGCGCTACTCCGAGGCGCCGGCGGGAGGGCATACCGCAGAGGTTCGCGCAGCCACCGCCTTACCTGCCCGCCCGCGGGGCGACGCTGTCTTAGACTCGTCGTGTGACCGAGGACCGCGAGCTGTTCGACATCGTCCGGAGGGAGGAGGAGCGGCAGAATACGACACTGCAGCTCATAGCCTCTGAGAACTTCACCTCGCGCGCGGTTATGGCAGCTACGGGTTCGGTGCTGACCAACAAGTACTCCGAGGGTTATCCGGGCAAGCGCTACTACGGCGGCAACTACGTCATCGACGAGGCGGAGGACCTGGCCCGCCGTCGCGCGTGCGAACTGTTCGGCGCCGAGCACGCCAACGTGCAGCCGCACTCGGGGGCGAACGCCAACCTCGCCGCCTATCTGGCGGTACTCGACACCGGGGACACGGTTCTCGGGATGAGGCTCGACCAGGGCGGGCACCTCACCCACGGGTCGCCGGTCAACGTGAGCGGCCGGCTGTACAACTTCGTCTCGTACGGGGTGACGGAGAGCGATGAGCGCCTCGACCTCGACCAACTGGCTGAGCTGGCGGAACAGCACCAGCCGAGGATGATCGTCGCCGGCGCAACCGCCTACCCGCGGATCATCGACCCGGCTCCTATCAAGAAGATCGCTGACAGTGTCGGAGCCCTGTTCTTGTTCGACGCTGCACACGTCGCCGGTCTCATCGCCGGCGGGGTTCATCCGAACCCGGTCGGTATCGCCGACATCGTGACGTTCACGACGCACAAGACGTTGAGGGGACCGCGCGGCGGAGCGATCCTGTGCAACTCCAACCTGGCTCAGGCGATCGACAAGGCAGTGTTCCCGGGCCTACAGGGGGGACCCCTGGAGCACGTGATCGCGGCGAAGGCCGTTGCGTTCAGAGAAGCGGCGCAACCCGAGTTCAAGGAGTACGCGGCTCAGATAATCCGCAACGCCCGGGCTCTCGCAGAAGGCTTGGCGTCAGAGGGCTTCCGGATCGTCTCCGGAGGGACCGACAACCATTTGATGCTCGTCGACCTCCGCAGCTTCGACCCGGATTTGACCGGCAAAGTTGCCCAAGAGGCTCTCGACAAGGCAGGCATCACCCTCAACAAGAACACCGTCCCCGGCGATCCGCGCACACCGTTCGTGACATCGGGGCTTCGCATCGGCACGCCGGCGGTGACAACCGCCGGGATGCGCGAACCGGAGATGGCCGAGATCGCGGCATTGATCAGCCGGGTGCTGCGCACGCCGGACGACTCGACCGAATTGACGGCGGTGCGCGACGAAGTAGCCGTGCTTTGCTCTAAGTTCACTCCATATCCGTAGATAAGCGTTCTGTAGCGCGTCACCCCTAGCCACCAGGAGTTTTACATCACCGGCTACCGGGACTACCTCATTGTCGGCGCTGTCGCGGCGGTGGTCACTTTCGCCGCAACCTTCGTTGTACGACGGCTGGCGGTGCGTTTCGCGATCATCGTTCTTCCCGACGAGCGCCGCGTGCACGAGCGGCCCACCCCGACCGTCGGTGGCGCCGCGATGTACCTCGGGCTGCTCGTCTC
Coding sequences within it:
- a CDS encoding 2'-5' RNA ligase family protein, which produces MPSRRRLGVALVLDPPVRDEVQGLRRALGDPWLQRVSPHLTLIPPVNVRSADLAAGLEVLRSAAAVQAGLLRITLGPPATFLPDNPVLFLEVGGEIERLRQLRDAVFRSPLERPLSWPWVPHVTLADGIEENRIASAVQSLDRYAAVADFDRVVILEETRGRVWKALADARLGPPAVVGTGGLAVRITQGRVPDPLALQAIEADEEAKSSWTQIAEALDSSVPQPIVLTAHRGNEMLGTGALWRSPAGAHAAVFVVPDGRREGTGGHLLAQLESAAAEAGWDDPFVTAIGPAGFYESRSAWIRPATRTQRTRTGRAS
- the glyA gene encoding serine hydroxymethyltransferase produces the protein MTEDRELFDIVRREEERQNTTLQLIASENFTSRAVMAATGSVLTNKYSEGYPGKRYYGGNYVIDEAEDLARRRACELFGAEHANVQPHSGANANLAAYLAVLDTGDTVLGMRLDQGGHLTHGSPVNVSGRLYNFVSYGVTESDERLDLDQLAELAEQHQPRMIVAGATAYPRIIDPAPIKKIADSVGALFLFDAAHVAGLIAGGVHPNPVGIADIVTFTTHKTLRGPRGGAILCNSNLAQAIDKAVFPGLQGGPLEHVIAAKAVAFREAAQPEFKEYAAQIIRNARALAEGLASEGFRIVSGGTDNHLMLVDLRSFDPDLTGKVAQEALDKAGITLNKNTVPGDPRTPFVTSGLRIGTPAVTTAGMREPEMAEIAALISRVLRTPDDSTELTAVRDEVAVLCSKFTPYP